The Acidimicrobiales bacterium genome segment AGCCCCGGTCCACGTGGAAGGCATCGGCCACCACGGTCTCGCCGTCGGCGACCAGCCCGGCCAGCACGAGCGCGGCGCCGGCCCGGATGTCAGGAGCGCGGACGGGGGCTCCTGACAGGCGTTGGACGCCTCGCACGACGGCGTGGTGACCCTCGGTGCGGATGTCGGCGCCCATGCGCCGGAGCTCGTCGACGTAGCGGAACCGGCCCCGGAAGAGGTTCTCGGTCACGATCCCCACGCCGTCGGCGACCGACAGCATCGTCACCAGCAACGGCTTGTAGTCCGTGGCGACCCCGGGATAGGGAAGGGTGGCGACGTCCACCGACCGGCGGGGCCCGGAGGCCGCGACCCAGAGACCGTCCGAGGTCGGCGACACGTAGACGCCCATGGCACCCAGCTTCTGGATGAGCATGTCGAGGTGCTCGGCTCGACCGCCCTCGATGACGACCTCTCCTTTCGCCAGGCCGACGGCGGTGAGGAACGTGGCCGCCTCGACACGGTCGGGTATCACGCGGTGATCGACGGGGTGTAGCTCGTCCACGCCTTCCACCTCGATGCGCGACGTCCCCGCTCCCCCGATCCTCGCGCCCATGCGGTTGAGGAAGGCGGCCAGGTCGGCGACCTCGGGCTCGCGCGCCGCGTTCTCGATGATCGTGGTCCCTTTGGCTCGCGCCGCCGCCATCAGCACGTTGTCGGTGGCCGTGTGGCTGGGGAACTCGAGGACCACCCGGGTGCCAACCAGGCGTCCCGCCCGCCCCTCGACAGAGCCGTGAGCGGCCTCGAACGTGACACCCATGGCCTCGAAGCTGCGCAGGTGGATGTCGATGGGACGGTGCCCGAAGTCGTCGCCTCCCGGCATGGCCACCTTGGCCGTGCCGAAGCGGGCGAGGAGCGGTCCCAGCACGACCACCGACGCCCGCATGCGCTCGACCAGCTCATAGGGCGCCTCGGGAGTGAGGTCGGCCGGCGTGTCGATGGTGAGCTCGTCCTCACCCGTACGTCGCACGCGGACGCCCATGGCCGCCAGCACGTCGCCCATCGTCTCGACGTCCGCGATGCGAGGAACGTTGGAGAGGATGTAACGGCCCTCGGCCAGGAGGCAGGCGGCCATGAGCTTGAGAGCCGAGTTCTTGGCCCCTCCCACGCGCACCGAGCCGGAGAGCGGGCGGCCGGGGCGAACGACGAAGCGATCCACGGGCCCCAAGTATGGTCGGTCCCGCCGCCACCCCTGGACGACCGTCGCCGGCCGTACTCGACGGCGACGCCACAGTCGGTATGGTCGCCGTCATGGCGGGCCGTGTGCATCGGGTCGTCACCCGGGCCACCGTCGATGCCGCCCGGGCCGATGAGGTGCTCGAACCCCGATCGGACATGGTGCTGGAGCGGACGCTCGGGCCCGGGCGCTTCGAAGCGGCCGAAGGGCCGGTGGAGACCTACCGTCGCCAGGTCGTCGTCGAGGCCGCCGGGAGTGGGCGAGCGCGCGTCAGCCAGACGGTCGAATTTCGCCTGGCCGTGCCCTGGGTGGGCTGGCTGTTCCTGCTCCCCTCCCGCCGTCACCTGGGCGCCATCGAGCGCCCGTCGCGCACCCCGTGGTGGTTGCCGCCGGCCCGCCTCGATCCGAGGACGACCCGAACGCTCACGGCACTGGCCGCCTTGGCGCTCGTCGACGGCTACCTCGGCACGGTGCTCACCCAGACGGCCACGTTCGCGGCCCGAGAGTTCGGCGCCAGCGACCGGGCGCTGGGGGTGGCGCTCGCCGTTGTAAGGGCCGACGTCGCCCTGGCGTTCGTCCTGGTGGCCCTGGCCGACCGCCGGGGCCGACGGCGGTTGCTGCTCGGCTGCACCGCCGCCGGCGCCGCCTTGACGATGGTGGGGGCGCTCTCGCCCTCGCTGACCTGGCTCGCCGGCAGCCAGGTCGTGTCCCGCGGCTTCGTCACCGCCGCCGTCATCCTGCTGGCGGTGGTGGCCGCTGAGGAGGTCCCTGCCGGCGCCCGCGCCTATTCGTTCGGCATCCTGGTGCTGACCGCCGCCCTCGGCGCCGGCGTGTGCGCGCTGCTGCTCACCCTGGCGGACATCGGTCCGGGCGCCTGGCGGGCGCTGTACGTGGTCCCCGCCGCCGGGCTCTTGGTGCTGATCCCG includes the following:
- the murA gene encoding UDP-N-acetylglucosamine 1-carboxyvinyltransferase; amino-acid sequence: MDRFVVRPGRPLSGSVRVGGAKNSALKLMAACLLAEGRYILSNVPRIADVETMGDVLAAMGVRVRRTGEDELTIDTPADLTPEAPYELVERMRASVVVLGPLLARFGTAKVAMPGGDDFGHRPIDIHLRSFEAMGVTFEAAHGSVEGRAGRLVGTRVVLEFPSHTATDNVLMAAARAKGTTIIENAAREPEVADLAAFLNRMGARIGGAGTSRIEVEGVDELHPVDHRVIPDRVEAATFLTAVGLAKGEVVIEGGRAEHLDMLIQKLGAMGVYVSPTSDGLWVAASGPRRSVDVATLPYPGVATDYKPLLVTMLSVADGVGIVTENLFRGRFRYVDELRRMGADIRTEGHHAVVRGVQRLSGAPVRAPDIRAGAALVLAGLVADGETVVADAFHVDRGYERFADKLAALGADVSRAG
- a CDS encoding MFS transporter → MAGRVHRVVTRATVDAARADEVLEPRSDMVLERTLGPGRFEAAEGPVETYRRQVVVEAAGSGRARVSQTVEFRLAVPWVGWLFLLPSRRHLGAIERPSRTPWWLPPARLDPRTTRTLTALAALALVDGYLGTVLTQTATFAAREFGASDRALGVALAVVRADVALAFVLVALADRRGRRRLLLGCTAAGAALTMVGALSPSLTWLAGSQVVSRGFVTAAVILLAVVAAEEVPAGARAYSFGILVLTAALGAGVCALLLTLADIGPGAWRALYVVPAAGLLVLIPIARQLPESRRFVAPHAIATLRGHGWRLWLLAGSRFLLNLFLVPASQYQNQFLRAERGFSGARISLFIIGTNTPGGIGVVAGGRLADVRGRRIVAGVGLVGGVGATVAMYSIRGWPMWIAGVAAAVIGAAVLPALGVYGPELFPTSLRGRANGLLYVSDRLGGASGLLTVGFLAGPLGALGRPLALLALGPLVLSVIVLTLFPETAGVELETLNPEDAGGRS